From Nonlabens sp. Ci31, the proteins below share one genomic window:
- the paaZ gene encoding phenylacetic acid degradation bifunctional protein PaaZ has product MILESYINGQWQAGEEKSASNMYDAITGEVIGLTSTEGLDIKSALQYGRDHGKVLRDMTFQQRGNMIKKLALYLNKRKAAFYEISYRTGATRADSWVDIEGGFGNLFANASLRKLFPDQSYAVEGDPIDLSKGGRFMAHHILVPRKGVAIHINAFNFPVWGMLEKCAVNWMAGMPAVVLPAPQTAFLTEAVVREIINSGILPEGSLQLLSGLTTNILDTVNSQDVVTFTGSAQTGRKLKAHPRLLEESVPFTMEADSLNSSVLGLDAVPGTPEFDIFVKEVRKEMTSKAGQKCTAIRRIVVPENLMEDVQIALGKQLSKTVIGDPLLRETRMGALINENQKTAVKDQISKIANTASMVYGSLDEVEVLGDRAQKGAFMSPILMREDQPFKNTSVHEIECFGPVSTLMPYKNIEEAIELAHMGKGSLVSSVVTSDDAFAKAYTINAASSHGRILTLNRDSAPQSTGHGSPLPLLVHGGPGRAGGGEEMGGLRGIKHYMQRCAVQGSPTSLTEITGIYQPNGAYKKTENHPFSYHYEDIKPGMSLETHKRTLTDNDIQNFANLTWDHFYAHTDITSLEGSIFKKRTAHGYFIISAAAGLFVYPNKGPVSANYGLEDIRFLRPLYHNDTIYVRLTCKEKRERDVAGREHPSGIVKWYVEVFDAEPVDYENGKTDEEATALVAVATILTMVEKKQTVFPEITESYIKSSLSKLKADSKPHWGTMTSQHMVEHLEMSYRIASGEIQDFEVVTPEEYLEKVAATLWNYDKMPPNHKMPLMKDGALEDLKHADLETAKATMLEARTEYLEYFKKNPKATHKNAVFGDLSKYEWSLLERKHVFHHLTQFALID; this is encoded by the coding sequence ATGATCTTAGAAAGTTACATCAATGGCCAGTGGCAAGCTGGAGAAGAGAAGTCAGCAAGCAACATGTACGACGCTATTACTGGTGAAGTAATAGGTCTTACCAGCACCGAAGGACTGGATATAAAGTCTGCCTTGCAATACGGTCGTGATCACGGAAAAGTTTTGCGAGACATGACCTTCCAGCAACGTGGGAACATGATCAAAAAGTTAGCGCTTTATTTAAATAAGAGAAAAGCCGCTTTTTATGAAATAAGTTACAGAACAGGAGCCACTCGAGCAGATAGCTGGGTAGATATAGAAGGCGGCTTTGGTAACCTGTTTGCAAATGCGAGCTTGAGAAAGTTGTTTCCAGATCAGTCTTATGCGGTAGAAGGCGACCCTATAGACTTATCTAAGGGAGGTCGTTTTATGGCGCATCATATTTTAGTGCCTCGCAAAGGAGTTGCTATACATATCAATGCATTCAACTTCCCAGTTTGGGGAATGTTAGAAAAATGCGCGGTCAACTGGATGGCAGGAATGCCAGCGGTGGTTTTGCCAGCACCACAAACCGCTTTTTTAACAGAGGCTGTTGTACGCGAAATCATCAATTCTGGAATATTACCAGAAGGATCTTTACAGTTATTAAGTGGATTGACAACAAACATCTTGGATACCGTAAACTCTCAAGATGTAGTCACATTTACCGGTAGCGCACAAACAGGAAGAAAATTAAAGGCACACCCTCGTTTGCTGGAAGAGTCTGTTCCATTTACTATGGAAGCAGATTCATTGAATTCTTCAGTTCTAGGGCTTGATGCGGTTCCTGGGACTCCAGAGTTTGACATATTTGTAAAGGAAGTCCGCAAAGAAATGACTTCTAAAGCCGGTCAGAAATGTACAGCAATACGAAGAATAGTGGTTCCAGAAAACCTGATGGAAGACGTGCAAATCGCTCTTGGAAAACAACTCTCTAAAACGGTAATAGGAGATCCATTATTAAGAGAAACTCGTATGGGTGCCCTGATCAATGAGAATCAAAAAACTGCGGTAAAGGATCAAATCAGTAAAATAGCAAATACGGCAAGCATGGTCTATGGAAGCTTGGATGAGGTAGAGGTTTTAGGAGATCGCGCTCAAAAAGGGGCGTTTATGTCGCCTATTTTAATGCGAGAAGATCAGCCTTTTAAAAACACGTCGGTTCACGAGATTGAATGCTTCGGTCCTGTGAGTACGTTGATGCCTTATAAAAATATAGAGGAAGCTATAGAACTGGCTCATATGGGTAAAGGTTCTTTAGTGAGCAGTGTCGTTACTAGTGATGACGCTTTCGCAAAAGCGTACACCATAAACGCCGCATCATCTCATGGAAGAATATTAACTTTAAACAGAGATAGTGCGCCACAATCCACAGGTCACGGATCGCCATTACCATTACTAGTACACGGAGGTCCAGGAAGAGCTGGTGGCGGTGAAGAAATGGGCGGACTGCGCGGTATCAAACACTATATGCAACGCTGTGCTGTTCAAGGAAGTCCCACTTCCTTAACTGAAATCACTGGGATTTATCAACCTAATGGAGCTTACAAAAAAACGGAGAACCATCCGTTTTCTTACCATTATGAAGATATCAAACCAGGGATGAGTCTGGAGACTCATAAAAGAACACTCACAGATAACGATATTCAGAATTTTGCAAATCTTACTTGGGATCATTTTTATGCCCATACAGATATTACTAGTTTAGAAGGAAGTATTTTTAAAAAGCGTACTGCTCACGGTTACTTTATTATCAGTGCAGCCGCAGGACTTTTTGTGTATCCGAATAAAGGCCCCGTAAGTGCCAATTATGGTCTAGAAGACATTCGGTTTTTAAGACCTTTGTATCATAATGATACGATTTATGTACGACTCACTTGTAAAGAGAAAAGAGAACGTGATGTAGCGGGTCGAGAGCATCCATCTGGGATCGTAAAATGGTATGTAGAAGTTTTTGACGCAGAGCCAGTAGATTATGAAAACGGAAAGACAGATGAGGAAGCTACGGCACTTGTCGCTGTTGCCACTATCTTAACTATGGTGGAGAAAAAGCAAACTGTTTTTCCAGAAATTACGGAGAGCTATATCAAATCTTCCTTATCAAAATTGAAAGCAGATTCAAAACCTCATTGGGGAACGATGACTTCACAGCACATGGTAGAACATCTTGAAATGAGTTACCGTATCGCCAGTGGAGAAATCCAAGACTTTGAAGTAGTTACTCCTGAAGAATACTTAGAAAAAGTAGCGGCAACCTTGTGGAATTATGATAAAATGCCTCCAAATCATAAAATGCCATTAATGAAAGATGGTGCACTGGAAGATTTAAAGCACGCCGACTTAGAAACTGCCAAAGCAACAATGCTTGAGGCTAGAACGGAATATCTAGAGTACTTTAAAAAGAATCCCAAAGCGACTCATAAAAATGCGGTCTTTGGTGACTTGAGTAAGTATGAATGGAGTCTCTTAGAGCGTAAACATGTATTTCATCACTTAACTCAATTCGCGTTAATTGACTAG
- a CDS encoding T9SS type A sorting domain-containing protein yields the protein MSWFRGNFSYPNAIFGSMTLPFATQTLAFCCDPNPAGPKVTDQDCLDSIGYSGMYSQFFLSDNPPVDFDYKIVTIANSTSLRITKGNGDYAIYNNAPLSTPDFYAALDSSLAANRIGEKLLLNSRDLTDIHQIFLYNLEGKMIMSTVPDKDFIDISSLSKGLYFLILHDSSSSKTLKFIKK from the coding sequence ATGTCCTGGTTCAGAGGAAATTTTTCATATCCAAATGCAATATTTGGTTCTATGACGTTACCCTTTGCAACGCAGACATTAGCCTTTTGCTGTGATCCTAATCCTGCTGGTCCTAAGGTAACTGATCAGGATTGCTTAGATTCAATAGGCTACAGCGGCATGTATTCTCAATTTTTCCTGTCAGATAATCCACCTGTAGATTTTGATTATAAGATCGTCACCATTGCAAATAGCACTTCTTTAAGAATTACTAAAGGGAATGGTGATTATGCGATATATAACAATGCTCCATTATCAACTCCAGATTTTTATGCAGCATTAGATAGTTCATTAGCAGCAAATCGAATAGGAGAAAAATTGCTTTTAAATAGCAGGGACTTGACTGATATCCATCAAATTTTTCTATACAATCTTGAGGGAAAAATGATAATGAGCACTGTACCTGATAAAGATTTTATAGATATTTCTTCTCTTAGTAAAGGCTTATATTTTCTAATCCTCCACGATTCTAGCTCTTCTAAGACTTTAAAATTTATTAAAAAGTAA
- a CDS encoding acetyl-CoA C-acyltransferase, which produces MKNTYIIDGVRTPIGSYKGTLSTIRPDDLAAHVIKTLVERNPNIPKDAYADVIMGCANQAGEDNRNVARMAGLLAGLPSTVPGETVNRLCSSGLSAIVHAHRAIQTGDGEVFISGGVENMTRGPLVIAKASSAFGTDAKMYDSSFGWRFVNHKMAEMYGVDGMGNTAENLVEKFDISREDQDAFAAWSQQKAAAAQKSGRLAKEIVAVEIPQRKKDSIIFKEDEFIRAGTTKEILSKLRPAFKKEGGSVTAGNSSGLNDGAAATIIASEDAVKKYNLKPIGRVVSSAVVGVEPRIMGIGPVAASNKALEKAGLTMEDMDVIELNEAFASQALACTRSWGLADDDPRVNPNGGSIAIGHPLGVTGTRLAYSAALQLQITGKKYALITMCVGVGQGYAMVIENVS; this is translated from the coding sequence ATGAAAAACACCTACATTATCGACGGAGTACGAACTCCTATAGGAAGCTACAAAGGAACCTTGTCCACGATACGACCGGATGACCTTGCTGCTCACGTTATAAAAACTCTAGTAGAAAGAAATCCCAACATCCCAAAAGATGCTTACGCAGACGTGATCATGGGTTGTGCCAACCAAGCCGGAGAAGATAACCGCAATGTCGCACGTATGGCTGGATTGTTAGCCGGCTTGCCAAGTACCGTTCCTGGAGAAACAGTGAACAGGTTATGCAGCTCTGGATTGAGTGCGATAGTTCATGCACACAGAGCCATACAAACTGGAGATGGAGAGGTCTTTATTTCTGGTGGCGTGGAGAACATGACTCGTGGACCGCTGGTTATTGCAAAAGCTAGCAGTGCTTTTGGAACCGATGCTAAGATGTACGATTCTAGTTTTGGATGGCGATTTGTCAACCATAAAATGGCCGAAATGTACGGTGTGGACGGCATGGGAAATACAGCCGAAAATCTCGTTGAGAAATTTGATATCTCTCGAGAAGATCAAGATGCATTTGCTGCATGGTCGCAACAAAAAGCTGCTGCTGCACAAAAATCTGGCAGACTTGCCAAGGAAATAGTAGCGGTAGAAATACCCCAACGTAAAAAAGACTCCATCATCTTTAAAGAGGACGAATTTATACGTGCAGGAACTACTAAAGAAATACTCTCCAAGCTGCGTCCAGCTTTTAAAAAAGAAGGTGGATCTGTAACCGCTGGGAACTCTAGTGGTTTAAATGATGGTGCTGCAGCAACCATAATCGCCAGTGAAGACGCTGTTAAGAAATACAACCTAAAACCTATCGGCAGAGTAGTAAGTAGTGCAGTAGTAGGAGTAGAACCTAGAATCATGGGAATAGGTCCCGTAGCCGCTAGTAACAAAGCACTAGAAAAAGCGGGTTTAACTATGGAAGATATGGATGTCATAGAACTCAATGAAGCCTTTGCATCACAAGCACTCGCTTGTACCAGATCTTGGGGACTTGCAGATGATGATCCACGTGTCAATCCTAATGGAGGCTCTATTGCTATAGGTCACCCACTTGGAGTTACAGGAACACGTCTTGCTTACAGCGCCGCACTACAACTACAAATAACAGGTAAAAAATACGCTTTGATTACCATGTGTGTAGGTGTAGGTCAAGGATATGCGATGGTGATTGAAAATGTGAGCTAG
- a CDS encoding T9SS type A sorting domain-containing protein has protein sequence MKTNYSFFLLALFLCLSATSQIVNIPDAVFKNLLISTNVTDTTGNGSVNADIDLNNDGEIQRSEADVVTNLLLGFNTNITSLEGVQFFTNLEKLIVNNSQVAFVPILTITSLENISLSDNQITSIDVTNLPNLKNLFLFNNQVSSIDVSNCPLLFQLSLSDNNISSLDVSQNPSLISLTLNNNPIMAIDVSLNPNINELNVENTLLTQLDVSTQLGFLQLSVINTPLTSLTGLTNKIGFDFIFIENTQLTSLNIDNVEGGAPDIYIANNPLLNDITISNSTFLNFRIDNNPSLITLTAFNNDINDIVTNGNALTQINIENNKAIGYMSFTNENQLIELNSNNTLAPWGIDITDCSMDRLLIKNGVIDNITFSGTNSINYICADTDEILAVSTATNNNGITNVNLNTYCTFAPGGDLFKITGDVRIDADLNGCSVSDTRFTDFKFTADNGTSSAIFFESPGYDYEIAVPEGNYTITTEPVAPSLYNPLNSYTANFAMGDPDIIQDICLTPNGNIVDLAIVMDEILPARPGFTSGYRLICSNVGTAAINGTVFLNYNDNLIQFQGSSDVLASNNNRNLSWNLNTLQPGDEYIITVDFRVNSPMDTPAVNGGDILVYNGSIAGPSGINDVNTLNNTFEFAQTVVNSFDPNDITCLQGEILDPGNVGQDLHYKIRFENTGTASAINVVVRNEIDLTKLDINTFIPLTSSHPIRTRITDSNLIEFIFEDINLDFNDATNDGYLIYKIKSLPSLQLGDVIANQAGIYFDFNFPIITNDYMVTVAQTASLNDADLNLVTLFPNPANNEVTLESLCEIEMIKIYDHLGRIVKIIYLEQESFEKTLDISNLKTGLYFIEVEDKNGRQSLKLIKE, from the coding sequence TTGAAAACCAATTATTCATTTTTCTTACTTGCCTTATTCTTGTGTTTAAGCGCTACTTCCCAAATCGTTAATATTCCTGATGCTGTCTTTAAAAACCTCCTTATTAGTACCAATGTTACGGATACAACAGGAAATGGTTCTGTAAATGCTGACATAGATTTAAATAACGATGGCGAAATTCAACGGTCAGAAGCTGATGTTGTAACTAATTTATTATTAGGGTTTAATACAAATATTACATCACTAGAAGGTGTTCAGTTTTTTACAAACCTTGAAAAACTAATTGTTAACAATAGTCAAGTTGCATTTGTTCCTATTTTAACTATAACGTCCCTAGAAAACATAAGTTTAAGTGATAATCAAATTACCTCAATAGATGTAACTAATTTACCGAATCTTAAAAATTTATTTCTATTCAATAATCAAGTAAGCAGTATAGACGTTTCAAATTGTCCTTTACTTTTTCAATTATCCTTAAGTGATAATAATATTTCCAGTTTAGATGTAAGCCAGAACCCTAGTTTAATATCTCTTACATTAAATAACAATCCAATTATGGCAATTGATGTTAGCCTTAACCCTAACATTAATGAACTTAACGTTGAAAACACATTACTTACTCAACTAGATGTAAGTACTCAACTAGGTTTTTTACAGTTGAGTGTAATTAATACGCCGCTTACCTCATTAACAGGACTAACTAACAAAATAGGTTTTGATTTTATTTTTATAGAAAATACGCAGCTCACATCTTTGAACATAGACAACGTTGAAGGTGGTGCACCAGATATATATATTGCAAATAACCCATTACTAAATGACATTACCATTTCTAATTCGACTTTTTTAAATTTTAGAATAGATAATAATCCTAGTCTGATCACTCTTACCGCATTCAATAATGATATCAATGACATTGTAACTAATGGAAATGCTTTAACCCAGATTAATATTGAGAATAATAAAGCAATAGGTTATATGTCATTTACTAATGAAAATCAATTGATTGAGCTAAACTCAAATAACACTCTAGCTCCTTGGGGAATAGATATTACCGATTGTTCTATGGACCGATTACTCATAAAAAATGGAGTAATTGATAACATCACATTTTCAGGAACTAACAGTATCAATTACATATGTGCAGATACTGATGAAATACTAGCTGTATCTACAGCAACGAACAACAATGGAATAACTAACGTAAATTTAAACACCTATTGCACCTTTGCTCCAGGTGGCGATTTATTTAAGATTACTGGTGATGTGCGTATAGATGCAGACTTGAACGGTTGTTCTGTAAGTGACACAAGATTTACTGACTTTAAATTTACTGCAGATAATGGAACATCTAGTGCTATCTTTTTTGAATCTCCTGGCTATGATTACGAAATTGCTGTACCAGAAGGGAATTATACTATTACGACTGAACCTGTAGCTCCTAGTTTATATAATCCTTTAAATTCTTACACGGCAAACTTTGCAATGGGAGATCCTGACATAATACAAGATATTTGTTTGACACCTAATGGAAATATAGTAGATCTAGCTATTGTTATGGATGAAATACTTCCTGCCAGGCCTGGATTTACATCAGGTTATAGATTGATTTGTTCTAATGTAGGAACAGCCGCCATAAATGGAACTGTCTTTTTAAATTATAACGACAATCTTATTCAATTTCAAGGATCATCAGATGTACTTGCATCAAATAATAACAGGAATTTAAGCTGGAACCTTAACACACTTCAACCAGGAGATGAGTATATTATAACGGTAGATTTTAGAGTGAATTCTCCTATGGACACACCAGCAGTTAATGGTGGCGACATACTCGTTTACAATGGTAGTATCGCTGGACCATCAGGTATCAATGACGTAAATACTCTTAATAATACTTTTGAATTTGCACAGACTGTGGTAAATTCTTTTGACCCTAATGACATCACTTGCCTACAAGGCGAAATTCTAGATCCTGGAAACGTAGGTCAAGATCTTCATTATAAGATAAGGTTTGAAAACACTGGAACTGCAAGCGCGATTAATGTGGTGGTAAGAAATGAAATTGATTTAACTAAACTAGATATTAACACATTTATTCCTTTAACGAGTAGTCATCCTATCCGTACTAGAATTACTGATAGCAACTTAATTGAATTTATATTTGAAGACATTAACCTAGATTTTAATGATGCGACTAATGATGGTTATTTAATTTATAAAATCAAGTCATTGCCTAGCTTACAATTAGGAGATGTAATTGCAAATCAAGCAGGTATTTATTTTGACTTCAATTTTCCTATTATTACTAATGATTATATGGTTACCGTAGCTCAAACAGCAAGTTTAAATGATGCTGACTTAAATCTTGTAACACTATTCCCTAATCCGGCAAACAATGAAGTTACTCTTGAATCTCTATGTGAAATAGAAATGATTAAAATTTATGATCATTTAGGAAGAATAGTAAAGATTATTTATTTAGAGCAGGAAAGTTTTGAGAAAACTCTTGATATTTCTAATCTTAAAACAGGACTTTATTTTATTGAGGTTGAGGATAAAAACGGGAGGCAAAGTTTGAAATTGATAAAGGAATAG
- a CDS encoding four helix bundle protein yields the protein MSSNYHFAFEKLDVYTKSIDFGEHVQVQIKQFPKEELYALSSQYRRAADSIALNIAEGYPGSDAQFIKHFNIAIYSANECVVCSTKARRRLYISDQEDEENRMLISELTKMLSSFRKYIRNKTS from the coding sequence ATGAGCAGTAACTATCATTTTGCTTTTGAAAAACTGGATGTTTATACTAAGTCTATTGATTTTGGTGAACATGTTCAAGTTCAAATAAAGCAATTCCCTAAAGAAGAATTATATGCATTGTCAAGTCAATATAGACGTGCTGCTGACTCCATAGCGCTAAACATAGCAGAAGGTTATCCAGGAAGTGATGCTCAATTTATCAAGCATTTCAACATCGCAATTTATAGTGCAAATGAATGTGTAGTTTGTAGTACAAAAGCTAGACGGCGATTATACATATCTGATCAGGAAGATGAAGAAAATCGCATGTTAATAAGTGAATTAACAAAAATGTTATCTTCTTTTAGAAAGTATATAAGAAATAAAACATCTTAA
- a CDS encoding GLPGLI family protein yields MTTVSKIFLATFMLLGIYFIGLKNSQVKSHAFLYKFDFKHHTNRPDLVLTDYVLVNKKGDTTFTSFYNQMKRDSINSIRKMSSQERFDFRINEYPYYIETVEDKILFTAEVGDQYFQYEEQIRFKWNITDSIRKINSYKCKFATTTYAGRIWNAWFTQDIPINVGPYKFKDLPGAIIEINDSENIFKYSLIKFKEKREVRLEHFSSVTKNAMEKTTRKEFNKHQQAYLALSFEQRMAYLSRGEAGIIKGTFNSEDGEVDFKSKSLDEMDDYQFIEIDHIE; encoded by the coding sequence ATGACAACTGTTTCAAAAATATTCCTAGCAACATTTATGTTGCTAGGAATTTACTTTATAGGTTTAAAGAATAGTCAGGTAAAATCTCACGCATTTCTTTATAAATTTGATTTTAAACACCATACCAATCGTCCAGATTTAGTTCTCACCGATTATGTTTTAGTAAATAAAAAAGGTGATACGACGTTCACATCATTTTACAATCAAATGAAACGTGATTCTATCAATTCTATTAGAAAAATGTCTAGTCAGGAGCGTTTTGACTTTAGAATCAACGAATATCCTTATTACATTGAAACAGTTGAAGATAAAATTTTATTTACCGCTGAGGTAGGAGATCAATATTTTCAATATGAAGAACAAATACGATTCAAATGGAATATCACTGATTCCATACGTAAAATAAACTCTTACAAATGTAAGTTTGCCACAACCACATATGCCGGAAGAATTTGGAATGCTTGGTTCACTCAAGACATACCGATAAATGTAGGCCCTTATAAGTTTAAAGATTTGCCAGGTGCCATTATTGAAATAAATGATTCTGAAAATATTTTTAAGTATTCTCTAATAAAATTTAAAGAAAAACGAGAAGTCCGATTAGAACATTTTTCTAGTGTTACAAAAAATGCGATGGAAAAGACGACGCGCAAAGAATTTAATAAACATCAACAAGCATATCTTGCTTTAAGCTTTGAACAACGCATGGCTTATTTAAGTCGAGGTGAAGCGGGAATAATTAAGGGAACGTTTAATTCAGAAGACGGCGAGGTAGATTTTAAAAGTAAATCTTTAGATGAGATGGATGACTATCAATTTATTGAAATAGATCATATTGAATAA